From Ovis aries strain OAR_USU_Benz2616 breed Rambouillet chromosome 21, ARS-UI_Ramb_v3.0, whole genome shotgun sequence, a single genomic window includes:
- the LOC101105196 gene encoding olfactory receptor 8B3, with amino-acid sequence MLARNDSLVTEFILAGLTDCPELQQPLFHLFLMIYVVTMVGNLGLIILIGLNSHLHTPMYYFLFNLSFIDLCYSSVFTPKMLMNFVFRENTISYVGCMTQLFFFLFFVISECYMLTSMAYDRYVAICNPLLYKVSMSHQVCLVLSLAAYVMGFAGASAHTGCMLRLTFCNVNVINHYLCDILPLLQLSCTSTYANEVVVLIVVGINITVPSFTILISYIFILTNILHIKSSQGRSKAFSTCSSHMIALSIFFGSASFMYLKYSSPGSMEQGKISSVFYTNVVPMLNPLIYSLRNKDVRVALRRSVFKIQRRNVF; translated from the coding sequence ATGCTGGCTAGAAATGACTCCTTAGTGACTGAATTTATTCTTGCTGGATTAACAGACTGTCCAGAGCTCCAGCAACCCCTCTTTCACCTGTTTCTAATGATCTATGTTGTCACCATGGTGGGCAACCTGGGCTTGATCATTCTTATTGGTCTAAATTctcacctccacacccccatgtactatTTCCTCTTCAACCTGTCCTTCATTGATCTCTGTTACTCTTCTGTTTTCACCCCCAAGATGCTGATGAACTTTGTATTCAGGGAGAATACCATCTCGTATGTGGGGTGCATGActcagctgtttttctttctcttttttgtcatCTCTGAGTGCTACATGTTGACCTCAATGGCCTATgatcgctatgtggccatctgtaatCCCTTGCTGTATAAGGTCTCCATGTCCCATCAGGTCTGTTTGGTGCTCTCTTTGGCTGCATATGTGATGGGGTTTGCTGGAGCATCTGCCCACACAGGGTGCATGCTTAGACTAACCTTCTGCAATGTGAATGTCATCAACCATTACTTGTGTGACATCCTCCCACTCCTCCAACTCTCTTGTACCAGCACCTATGCCAATGAGGTGGTAGTTCTCATTGTCGTGGGTATTAACATCACAGTACCCAGTTTCACCATCCTGATTTCTTACATCTTCATCCTCACTAACATTCTTCATATCAAATCTTCTCAAGGAAGATCAAAAGCCTTTAGTACCTGTAGCTCCCACATGATtgctctttctattttttttggtTCAGCATCATTCATGTACCTTAAATATTCTTCTCCTGGATCTATGGAGCAGGgaaaaatttcttctgttttttataCTAATGTGGTGCCCATGCTCAATCCTTTGATTTACAGTTTGAGAAACAAGGATGTCAGAGTTGCACTGAGGAGATCTGTCTTTAAAATCCAGAGGAGAAACGTGTTCTAA